A segment of the Alphaproteobacteria bacterium genome:
TCGGCATGTCGGGCCGGATGGTGGTGTCGACGCCGCCGCATCCGGCCGCGGCGACCCACGACCACCTGATCTTCCGCGCCGAGGGCGGGGTGGAGGTGCGGTTCAACGACCCGCGCCGATTCGGCTATTTCTCGCTGTCCGACGGCGACGGGCTGGCGCAGCACCCGCACCTGGCCGCGTTGGGGCCGGAGCCGCTCGGCAACGGATTCAGCGCCGGCCACCTGGCCGAGCGGCTGGCCGGCCGCGCCACCGCGATCAAGGCGGCGTTGCTCGACCAGCGCAATGTTGCCGGCCTCGGCAACATCTATGTCTGCGAGGCGCTGTACCGGGCCGGCATCTCGCCGTTGCGCCCGGCCGGGTCGCTCGGCGGCGGCGAGCTGGTGCGGCTGGTCGACGCGATCCGCATGGTGCTCGACGAGGCGATCGCCGCCGGCGGGTCGTCGCTGCGCGACTATGTCCAGACCAGCGGCGAGCTCGGCTATTTCCAGCACCGCTTCGCCGTCTACGACCGCGAGGGCGCGGCGTGCCCCGCCTGCGCGGCGGCGCGCAAGCGCTGCGCGGTGCAGCGCGTCGTGCAGCAGGGCCGGTCGACTTTCTTCTGTTCGACCCGGCAGAGATGATGTAGTCACGCCACCGCTCGCGCGGACCCGCCGGCCGGCAGGGGCCGGCGCGCGGAGCGACCGGGATGGCGGCCCCTGCCGCCGCGCCCGCCGACAGGTACCCACAGCACCGACCGGGAGAGCCGCCATGGCCTATGAGTTCATCGAACTGGAACTGCGCGACCGCGTCGGCATCATCCGGCTGAACCGGCCCAAGGCCCTGAATGCGCTGTGCGCCGGCCTGGTGCGCGAGCTGGGCAGCGCCCTGGATGCGCTGGAGGCGAACCCGGACATCGGCGCCGTCGTGCTGACCGGCAGCGAGAAGGCATTCTGCGCCGGCGCCGACATCAAGGAGATGGCCGAGAAGACCTTCGTCGAGGCCTATTGCGAGGATTTCGTCACCGCCGACTGGGAGCGCATCGTGACCTGCCGCAAGCCGGTCATCGCCGCGGTGGCCGGCTATGCGCTGGGCGGGGGCTGCGAGATCGCGATGATGTGCGATTTCATCCTTGCCGCAGACAACGCCAAGTTCGGCCAGCCGGAGATCACCATCGGCATCTTGCCGGGTGCCGGCGGCTCGCAGCGGCTGACGCGTTTCGTCGGCAAGTCGAAGGCGATGGAAATGATCCTGACCGGCCGGATGATGGACGCCGAGGAGGCCGAGCGGGCCGGCCTGGTCAGCCGGATCCTGCCGCTGGACCAGCTGGTCGACGAAGCGGTGAAGACCGCGACGCGGATCGCCGAGATGTCGCTGCCGTCGGCGATGATGGCGAAGGAAGCTGTCAACCGGGCCTATGAGACGACCCTGGCCGAGGGCGTGCGGTTCGAGCGGCGGCTGTTCCATGCTGCGTTCTCGACCGAGGACCAGAAGGAAGGCATGGCCGCCTTTGTCGAGAAGCGCCAGCCCCACTTCAAGCACCGCTGATTGCCGGCCGCGCCATGCGGCCGTGGCATTGATGGCTTGACTCGCGCCGGGGTCGGCGCTAGGAACCGCCCTCTTCAAGACGGAAGCCCTTCGATCAGGACCTGGGAATGGCGCACCACAAATCCGCGCGCAAACGCATTCGCCGCGCCGAGCGGCGCACGACCATCAACCGCAATCGCGTCAGCCGTATTCGCACCTTCATCCGCAAGGTCGAGGCCGCGATCGCGTCCGGCGACGCCGCCGCCGCGCGCGCCGCGTTCGACATCGTCGAGCCGGAGGTGCAGCGCGGGGTGATCAAAGGCGTCTTGCACCGCAATACCGCCGCGCGTAGGATTTCGGGACTGGCCCGCCGCATCAACGCGATGGGCGCCTGAGTTGCGGCCGCCCGCCCCGGGCGTGCCGCGATCGACCGAAAACCGGATGTGACGAGCGCAGGTTAGCGGACGACTTTGTGACAGTCACCGAAGCCTAGCGACAATGTTCAATGACGCCGTCTAAGTGATTGGCGTCATTGTTGTTGATGCGAATGCTCGCATCCCCCATTTCCCGCACTGCAATCATTTTGCAACGCAGCCGTCTTTTTTTCGCGACCCCGAGCAGGCGGCTATTGCGAGCGCGATTGGCATGGGCTACATTGGTCGTGCTCAGCCGAGGCACAAAAAAAGAAGCAGTTCGAGGGGGTGCGATTAAGACAATGTTCTTTGTTCGGATCGTCCCAACAGAAATCGCCTCAGGTACAGGTCCCGAATATTCGGATTTTTTCGGCATTTGACTTAACGGATGCCGAAAGGCGGTCGCGCCGGCGCGCGGCCGTTGACGCTATTGCTTTGCCCGGGTGGGGGCACGGCAATCAATAACCCGGCCGGTCGCAGGCGGCAGGATGCTCGCGACGGGCTTGGCGGCAACCCCCAGCGCCGCCAGAAGAAGGTTGGTAACGGCGATGGCAGATGGCGGCTTGTCCCTTGAAATGGTGTGGGCGCGCGTTCGCGGCCGGATGCGCACCGAATGCGGCGAGAGCGAGTTCCGCAGCTGGCTGAAGCCGCTGGAGCTGATCGAAACCCATCCCCGCGGCATGGTGCTGGCCGTACCGTCGCGGTTCATGCGCGACTGGGTGGCGACGCATTTCCTGGATCGGATCGGGCAGCACTGCCGCGACGAGGCCGGCTACCCGGTCAGCGTCGAGGTAGTGGCGCGGCCGACGCCGCGCCCGTCGGTGAAGACGGAGGACGCGGGCGAAGCCGCGGAGCATGACGCCATTTCCGGCGCCGCGACCGATGCCGCGCCGAATGGGACCGCGAACGGGGCCGTCGCTGCCGTCCGGCGCCCGGCCGCGCGCGAGGCCGTCAACGGCGAGCCGATGGGCGCGTCGCTCGATCCGGGTTGCCGCTTCGAGACCTTCGTGGTCGGCAAGCCGAACGAATTCGCCTATGCCGCCGCCCGGCGGGTCGCCGAGGCCGAGCAGGTGCCGTTCAACCCGCTGTTCCTGTATGGCGGCGTCGGCCTGGGCAAGACCCACCTGATGCACGCGATCGCTTGGGAGATGCGCGCGCGCTTCCCGCAGCGCAAGGTGCTGTACATGTCGGCGGAGTACTTCATGTACCGCTTCATCGCCGCGCTGCGCCATCGCGACACCGTCGAGTTCAAGCAGCAGCTGCGCACTGCAGACGTGCTGATGATCGACGACGTCCAGTTC
Coding sequences within it:
- the rpsT gene encoding 30S ribosomal protein S20, with the translated sequence MAHHKSARKRIRRAERRTTINRNRVSRIRTFIRKVEAAIASGDAAAARAAFDIVEPEVQRGVIKGVLHRNTAARRISGLARRINAMGA
- the mutM gene encoding bifunctional DNA-formamidopyrimidine glycosylase/DNA-(apurinic or apyrimidinic site) lyase is translated as MPELPEVETVCRGLRAAIGGRRLEDVTVRRRDLRFPLPARFAARLRGRRIAAIDRRAKYMLWHMDDGAVVVGHLGMSGRMVVSTPPHPAAATHDHLIFRAEGGVEVRFNDPRRFGYFSLSDGDGLAQHPHLAALGPEPLGNGFSAGHLAERLAGRATAIKAALLDQRNVAGLGNIYVCEALYRAGISPLRPAGSLGGGELVRLVDAIRMVLDEAIAAGGSSLRDYVQTSGELGYFQHRFAVYDREGAACPACAAARKRCAVQRVVQQGRSTFFCSTRQR
- a CDS encoding enoyl-CoA hydratase gives rise to the protein MAYEFIELELRDRVGIIRLNRPKALNALCAGLVRELGSALDALEANPDIGAVVLTGSEKAFCAGADIKEMAEKTFVEAYCEDFVTADWERIVTCRKPVIAAVAGYALGGGCEIAMMCDFILAADNAKFGQPEITIGILPGAGGSQRLTRFVGKSKAMEMILTGRMMDAEEAERAGLVSRILPLDQLVDEAVKTATRIAEMSLPSAMMAKEAVNRAYETTLAEGVRFERRLFHAAFSTEDQKEGMAAFVEKRQPHFKHR
- the dnaA gene encoding chromosomal replication initiator protein DnaA; the protein is MADGGLSLEMVWARVRGRMRTECGESEFRSWLKPLELIETHPRGMVLAVPSRFMRDWVATHFLDRIGQHCRDEAGYPVSVEVVARPTPRPSVKTEDAGEAAEHDAISGAATDAAPNGTANGAVAAVRRPAAREAVNGEPMGASLDPGCRFETFVVGKPNEFAYAAARRVAEAEQVPFNPLFLYGGVGLGKTHLMHAIAWEMRARFPQRKVLYMSAEYFMYRFIAALRHRDTVEFKQQLRTADVLMIDDVQFISGKDSTQEEFFHTFNALADENRQIVLSADKSPADLDGMEVRLKSRLGWGVVADIHPTDYELRLGILQARAERLNFSVSEKVLEFIAHRITGNVRELEGALNRLDAHASLIGREITLDVVPELLRDLLRANDRKVSIEEIQRKVAEHYNVKYADMMSARRARQVARPRQVAMYLAKQLTQRSLPEIGRKFGGRDHTTVMHAVRRVEELCLVDASFADDVERLRRILEGS